In the Eptesicus fuscus isolate TK198812 chromosome 12, DD_ASM_mEF_20220401, whole genome shotgun sequence genome, one interval contains:
- the DNAJB8 gene encoding dnaJ homolog subfamily B member 8 has product MVNYYEVLGVQSSASPEDIKKAYRKLALRWHPDKNPDNKEEAEKKFKQVSEAYEVLSDSKKRSLYDRAGCDSWGAGGGASTPYNSPFDSGYTFRNPEDIFREFFGGLDPFSFDFWVAPFNSDRASQGHGLRGAFSNGFGEFPAFMEAFSAFDNLGRGGTASRTTFSSTSFGGSGSGSSGFKSVMSSTEMVNGHRVTTKRIVENGQERVEVQEDGQLKSLTINGKEQLKRVDSK; this is encoded by the coding sequence ATGGTTAACTATTACGAAGTGCTGGGGGTACAGTCCAGTGCCAGCCCGGAGGACATCAAGAAGGCCTACCGAAAGCTGGCCTTGCGCTGGCACCCTGACAAGAACCCTGACAACAAGGAGGAGGCTGAGAAGAAGTTCAAGCAGGTGTCCGAGGCCTACGAGGTCCTGTCCGACTCCAAGAAGCGCTCTCTATACGACCGGGCGGGCTGTGACAGCTGGGGGGCCGGCGGCGGGGCCAGCACCCCTTACAACAGCCCCTTCGACAGCGGCTACACCTTCCGGAACCCCGAGGACATCTTCCGCGAGTTTTTTGGTGGCCTGGATCCTTTCTCCTTTGACTTCTGGGTCGCCCCCTTCAACAGTGACCgtgccagccagggccatggcCTGAGGGGCGCCTTCTCCAACGGCTTCGGTGAGTTCCCAGCCTTCATGGAGGCCTTCTCCGCTTTCGACAATCTGGGCCGCGGGGGGACCGCTAGCCGCACCACCTTCTCATCCACCTCCTTTGGGGGCTCTGGCTCTGGCAGCTCAGGGTTCAAGTCAGTGATGTCATCCACCGAGATGGTTAATGGACACAGGGTCACCACCAAGCGCATCGTGGAGAACGGGCAGGAGCGTGTGGAAGTGCAAGAGGATGGGCAGCTCAAGTCGTTGACCATCAACGGCAAGGAGCAGCTTAAGCGAGTGGACAGCAAGTAA